The following coding sequences lie in one Helicoverpa zea isolate HzStark_Cry1AcR chromosome 14, ilHelZeax1.1, whole genome shotgun sequence genomic window:
- the LOC124636671 gene encoding uncharacterized protein LOC124636671, with translation MEHLLQRQNELIQDINRVGLNFAKDSANRKTKEYLDKRTTALDQFWGEFEQNHRQLLAQEDDSEYFVNNIFQQTKDFYEKQRKMIASYPPLLPPFAATGAGSSKAFDNNFTCEDRGTNPGGPVEELLSQQRTYFRALSRVIKRPDINNIEEKWEIEDLLKDLQHRWRIIDELHMRIDNILEGSDRDYEDEFMTYENMYNKIKRQLNRKLSSTSHLQQSTPKIDIPVFSGNYRQWPTFIDLFNETIHNNNGISNAQKMQYLKGKLRGEAERLIQHLTISAENYETARDLLMHRYNNTQILFTNQVEIFLSQPSVHRQSSFELKRLYDTTMESIHAIHNLGVDTTSWDPLIVHLICKKLDPETYSDYKQSRKSPRELPSFEELMKFIESKFTALEPLTKKDTEPKPSFSSKPTFKPGFQKRPSFKPHQAGVTFTPKCALCEDKHDLYQCKRFLNMSPETRLTSIAKNDICQNCLYKHNGKPCNSTKRCKYCHEYHNSIIHDDILQSRSQQNAIISSPSTSTSNDNRQPKPHSNKPPSVNHVAADDEEILLTTVSLRVRAADGNFMTLRALLDQGSQISLISENAAQTLGLQRRHINASVSGIGTTTKSGKGIVFIECQSIYEDYSFTTQALVISRVINPLPNNTFCKQSWPHLQNINLADPHYNVSKPIDLLLDASVYSDIIMSGLIKGPLQAPIAQQTRLGWILSGNVRTFNCHVVINEVDDLSKFWEIEGIQDNTSNLSEQDQYCEDFYQTTTQRLDSGRYQVALPMKQGFENLLGTSRSRAIMQFKQLEKRMSKNDTLSTAYRNFMDEYLQLGHMSNVSESRSHVTSMPTCYLPHHGV, from the coding sequence ATGGAGCATCTTCTTCAGCGGCAAAACGAGTTGATTCAGGACATCAATCGAGTTGGGCTGAATTTCGCGAAGGACAGCGCGAACCGCAAAACCAAGGAATACCTCGACAAACGCACTACCGCCCTAGATCAATTTTGGGGTGAGTTTGAACAGAACCATAGACAACTATTGGCTCAGGAAGACGATTCTGAGTATTTCGTCAATAACATATTCCAACAAACTAAAGACTTCTACGAGAAACAGCGTAAAATGATCGCGAGTTACCCTCCGTTATTACCGCCTTTTGCTGCCACCGGTGCTGGTTCTAGCAAAGCATTCGACAATAATTTTACCTGTGAAGACCGTGGCACCAACCCAGGCGGCCCCGTAGAAGAACTTCTTTCACAACAAAGGACATATTTTAGAGCTTTATCTCGTGTTATAAAGCGTCCAGACATCAATAACATCGAGGAAAAATGGGAAATTGAAGACCTACTAAAGGACCTTCAGCATCGTTGGCGTATAATCGACGAATTACATATGCGCATCGACAACATCTTAGAAGGCAGTGATCGCGACTACGAAGACGAGTTTATGACATATGAAAATATGTACAACAAAATTAAACGACAGTTAAATCGCAAATTGAGTTCAACTTCACATCTCCAACAATCGACACCCAAGATCGACATCCCGGTATTTTCTGGGAATTATAGGCAGTGGCCAACATTTATCGATCTCTTTAACGAGACCATACATAACAATAATGGCATCAGCAATGCACAgaaaatgcaatatttaaaggGTAAACTACGCGGCGAGGCGGAGCGCCTCATCCAACATCTTACCATATCTGCGGAAAACTACGAGACGGCAAGAGATCTTCTCATGCATCGCTATAACAACACCCAAATCCTATTCACAAATCAGGTCGAAATATTCCTATCACAACCTTCTGTGCACCGACAGTCTTCATTCGAATTAAAACGCCTGTATGACACTACTATGGAGAGTATACATGCGATCCATAATCTTGGGGTCGATACGACATCATGGGATCCTCTGATTGTGCATTTAATTTGCAAGAAGTTAGATCCAGAGACCTATTCCGATTATAAGCAATCTCGCAAGTCTCCTCGCGAGCTTCCGTCATTTGAAGAACTCATGAAATTCATTGAAAGCAAGTTTACTGCGCTCGAACCCTTGACAAAGAAAGACACCGAACCAAAGCCTTCGTTTTCATCTAAACCAACATTCAAGCCTGGTTTTCAAAAAAGACCATCATTCAAGCCTCATCAAGCTGGGGTTACATTCACACCAAAGTGCGCATTATGTGAAGACAAACACGACTTGTACCAGTGTAAACGGTTCCTTAACATGAGCCCGGAAACACGCCTGACGTCAATTGCTAAGAATGACATATGTCAAAATTGCTTGtataagcataatggcaagccGTGTAATTCGACGAAACGATGTAAATATTGCCATGAATATCATAATTCTATAATACACGACGACATTTTGCAATCTAGGTCACaacaaaatgcaattatttcCTCGCCCTCTACGAGTACCTCGAATGACAATCGACAACCAAAACCGCATAGCAACAAGCCACCTAGTGTTAACCACGTTGCTGCGGATGACGAAGAGATATTATTGACAACCGTATCACTGAGAGTAAGGGCCGCTGACGGCAACTTTATGACACTTAGAGCACTTTTGGATCAAGGCTCTCAAATATCTCTAATCTCAGAGAATGCAGCTCAGACATTAGGACTACAGCGCCGACATATTAATGCATCAGTCTCGGGGATTGGCACGACCACCAAAAGTGGCAAAGGCATCGTCTTTATCGAGTGTCAATCTATATATGAAGACTACAGCTTCACGACACAAGCCCTCGTCATATCAAGAGTCATCAATCCCTTGCCAAACAACACATTCTGCAAACAATCATGGCCACATTTACAAAACATCAACCTCGCCGACCCACACTATAACGTATCTAAACCGATCGATCTACTACTGGATGCGAGTGTCTATTCCGACATTATCATGTCTGGACTTATCAAGGGGCCACTGCAGGCTCCCATCGCTCAACAGACAAGGTTAGGATGGATACTGTCCGGCAACGTTAGAACGTTTAACTGTCACGTGGTCATCAATGAAGTGGACGATTTATCTAAGTTTTGGGAGATCGAGGGCATACAAGACAACACATCAAACTTGTCTGAACAAGATCAATATTGTGAAGATTTCTATCAAACGACCACTCAACGTTTAGACTCTGGAAGATATCAAGTAGCCCTTCCTATGAAGCAGGGATTCGAAAATCTCCTTGGAACGTCAAGGTCAAGAGCTATCATGCAGTTTAAACAGTTAGAAAAAAGAATGTCTAAAAATGACACCTTATCAACTGCATACCGCAATTTCATGGACGAATATTTGCAACTAGGCCACATGAGTAACGTGAGCGAGTCGCGCAGCCACGTGACGTCAATGCCTACGTGTTATTTACCTCATCACGGCGTTTGA